The Sphingomonas crocodyli genome contains the following window.
CGATTTCGAAGGGACGGGCGCGCAGTCCAAGGCGGCGCTGAACATCGCCGGGGACGAACGCTTCTACGTCAAATATATCGTATCGATCTTCCGCACGCTGGTGCCCGATACGGTGTTCAACGGCGGGGCGGTGCGCGCGATTTCGTGCAAGCTGCCCGAAGGATCGATCATCTCGGCGCGCTATCCGGCTTCGGCCTCGTGCCGCGCCTATACCTTGTTCCGCCTGCCCGAACTGTGCCTCGGCGCGCTCTCCCGCGCGCTGGGCGGTGAGACGCCGGGTTCGTCGGACACGCGATCGACCTGGGGCATCGCGACGTTGGGCGATCATGGCGAACGCATCTTCTTCCGCGACGGCATCGGCGGCGGTGGCGGCGGGCGGCGCGGATCGGATGGGTCGGACGCGCTTAACGGCAATGTCCGCGGGCGCAGCCGCCCGGTCGAGTTCATGGAGGCCTTCTACCCGCTGATCGTCGAGGAAGAAGGGCTGCGCACGGATTCGGGCGGCGCCGGCGAATATCGCGGCGGCCTGGGCGTCTATCGCCGCGTGCGCTTCCTGCGCGACGGCGCGATCCACGTCGTCGACGATCGCCTGCAGACCCAGCCCTGGGGCGTGCACGGCGGCAAGGCCGGGGCGGGCACCAGCTATTGCCTCAACCCGGGTGCCGACAATGAACATCCGATCACCTGCAAGATCGACGCGCGCCCGGTGAAGGCCGGTGAGCTGATCGAGGCGAAGACCTGCGGCGGCGGCGGCTGGGGCCATCCGTTCGATCGTCCCGTCGAAAAGGTCGCCGCCGATGTCGCGCTCGGCCTCGTCTCGGCAGAGGCGGCGCGCGACGTCTATGGCGTGGCGCTGAGCACCGACTTCATAGTCGATGCGGCGGCGACCGAGGCGCTGCGCGCAGATCGGCCCGCGACCGTCGCCATGTTCGATCGCGGCGATCGTTTCGCCCGGCTCGAAGCCGCCGGCGACGTGCGCTGGACGGCCCCGCAATGAACGGCGTCACCGACATGAACATCCGTCTCACGCGCGATGACGAGGCGCGCGCGCAGTTCGTCATCGCGCTCAAGAATGCAGTCAATCTGGGCATGGCGGCGGATATCCGCACGGCTTTCGACGATCGCATCATGCCGGGGCTCGAAGCCGCGCTGGGGCATAAGCTGTCCGATCTGTCGCGCACCGATCGCGATGCCGTCCACGATGCGCTGGTGGAGGAGCCGCTGTACCGCAACTGGTCGAGCCTGACGTACATGTCGCAGACGTTGATGTGGGATACAGTGGCGAGCTTCGTCGACCGGCAGGTGCCGACGCTGCAGGCGACCGCCGATACGCTCGCGGCGCGCCCCGAGAAGCTTGGCTCGCTCGCGCTCGATCCCGATCTCGACGTGCCGTGGAACATCGCCGACGTGGAGGTGCATCGCCAGCCCGGCGGCTTCTGCTTCGAAAAGCATGATCACGATATCGAAGCCGGCGCACGCTATAATGGCGGCGGGCTGATCTATGCGGCGGGCAAGGGGCGCAACGCGCTGGCCGGCAAATCGGGCGGCGATTTCGTGCGCGGCCTGATCGCCGAACGCTGGCCCGATTTCCGTCCGCTGCGCATCCTGGAGGTCGGCTGCGGCACCGGGCGCAACACGATGTCCTATGCCCGGCTCTATCCGGAGGCGGAGGTTCACGGCGTCGATTGCGCCGCGCCTTTGCTGCGCTGGGCGCATGCCACGGCGGAGGCGCAGGGTCTCACGATCCATTTCCGCCAGATGGACGCCGCGCTGATGACCTATCCGGACGAGAGCTTCGACCTAATCGTGTCGCACATCCTGGGCCATGAGATGACCGAGGAAGGGCTGCCCGCGATGATCGCCGAATGCTGGCGGCTTCTGCGGCCCGGCGGGATCGCGGTGCATATCGACGTGCCGATCCAGCCCGGCCAGATCGGGCTGGTCGATCAGGTGCTCAACGACTGGCAGGTCCAGCACAATAATGAGCGCAGCTGGCGGCTGTGGGCGGAGGCGGACGTGCCCGGCTATCTCGAAGAGGCGGGCTTCCCGGTCAATACCAGCTTTGCCGGCCCGGTGGCGCAGGGAGCGAAGGACGTCTGGTACGTCTATGGCGGTCGCAAGCCGGAGAAGGCGGCATGACCGAGGAACCGCTCTACATGCCCTCGGGCGAGGCGAGCCTTTGGCAGGCGGTGCTGGCGCTGGCGCAGGAATTGTCGGTCGCGCGCGATCGGATCGACCTGCTCGAACGCGGGCTGGCGGCGAAGGAGGTGTTCGCGGCGGGCGAACTCGAGCGTCTTCCGCTCGATGACGATGCCGTCGCGATCCGTGCGGCCGCGCGCAAGGCGCTGGTCGATCGCGTGATCCAGCCGCTCAGCCGGCCCTAACCCTCACCCTCACCCTCACATGATCACCGGGCGATCGCAGGGAGGCTGCATCGCCCGCATCGCCGCCTGATCGGGCGGCAGATCAACATCCCAATCGCGCGCGACGAAGCGGCGCCCGTTGAAATCGGCTGACGCGTCGGAGGCGAGCCACACGATCGGTGGCCCCATGATCCACGGCGGCAGCAGTCCGCCGGGCACCGATCCTTCCTGGCCGGGTTCGTCCTTGCCGGGAATGAAGGCGACGGCGCGGGTGCCGATGCCGTCGCCGGGAATCAGATCCGTATCGCTGGCGCCACCGGGCAGCAGCGCGTTGGCGGTGACGCCGGTACCCGCCAGTTCGCGCGCCCAGATGTTTGTCGCCGCCTCGATCGCCGCCTTGGTGGGGCCATAGGGGCCACCGCCGATCAGCCGCATCGTCGTGCGCGATGTCGAAATGTTGATGATCCGGCCATATCCTTGCGCGATCATCGTCGGCACGACCGCGCGCGCCATCAGATAGGGGCCGGCAAGGTTGGTCGCGACCATGCGTTCGATCGCGTCCTCGTCGGCCTCCCAGAAGCGCGGCCGCTCGCCGCCCTCGGCCCTCTGCTCGCGCGACCCGCGCGCGGCATTGTTGACCAATATGTCGATCCGCCCGGTCAGGAGCAGCGCCGCCTCGGCGACGCGCCGGCAATCGGACGCGTTCGACATGTCGGCCAATATACCCTTGCACGATCCGGGCAGGTCCGCGGCCTGCGCTTCGGTTTCGGCGATCTGGTCTGGCGATCGCATCGCGGTGATGATCACGTTCGCGCCGGCTTCGGCGAGCGCCAGCGTCATCACGCGGCCAAGGCCGCGCGCGCCGCCGGTGATGATCGCGGTGCGCCCGTGCAGGTCGATCATGCCCATTCCGCCGCGATCAGGCGCCGCACATAATCGCGATAGCCGGTCGGTTCGCGGCCCAGGATCATCCGCAGCACCGCCGGGCTCCCCTGAAAGCCGTGGCGGTCATAATAGTCGCTCATCACCAGCATCTGCACCGCGCGATCGACCGATCCGTGCTTGAGTGCGCCGCTGAGCAGCGCCTCGGTCGAAACTGGCTGCGCCTCGATCGGACGGCCCAGTTCCTCGGACAGGATCACCGTCATATCGCGCTGGCTGAGCGCAGCCGGCCCGGCCAGTTCGAAAATGCCATAGGCATAGCTCGGGTCGATCACGACGCGCGCGGTCGCTTCCGCCAGATCGTGAAGGTCGGCAATGTTGAAGCGCCGGTCGATACCGAACGGCATCGAATGTACGCCTTCGTCGACGACGCGGCGCCAGATCGGCTCGAGATGCTGCATGTAGCGGATCGGCTGGAGGATGGTGAAGGCCAGCCCGCTTTCGACGAGCTCCTGCTCAACCTCCAGCTTGAGCGCGTGGTGCCGCATTCCGCGGCTCAGCGTGTGCATCACCGAATAATAGACGAAGCGATCGATCCCGGCCGATCGGGCGGCGGCGATCATGTGGCGGCTGTAGATCAGTTCGTTGCGATCGAGCGGTGGGCCGATATGGATGATCGCAGCGCAACCTTGTGCCGATTTGGAGAGGCTGTCGGCATTTCCCAGATCGCCGACAGCCACCTCCTGCGCGCCTGCCGCGATCACCGCGCCCTCCTGCGCGGGATTGCGGATCAGGGCCCGCGCCTGCGCCCCCGCAGCCGCGAGCGCGGCCAGCACCGCGCGCCCCGTCTTTCCGTTGGCGCCGGTCACCAGGACCGGCGCGGTCAGCTTTGCCAACGCCCCGCTCCCCGCCAATATCGATGGCGAAGCTGCCAGCGCGGCCGGGCCCGCGTCCAAGACGGATTTGCTACTTTCGTTATATCGCTTCGATATAGGCGCGGGCTCGAAAGAGCGTGGCATAGGCATGGGCGAACGGGGGTAGCCAATGCAACTGCCACATGTGACCAGCTTCATTGGTGGGCTGAGCATCGCGCGCGGCGATGATCCGATGCCGGTGATCGGGCCGGCTGCGGGCGAGCCGGTGGCGATGCTGCATCAGGCGGATGCGGGCGAGGTCGGCCTGGCCGTCGCTTCGGCGCGCGATGCGTGGCAGAACTGGCGCAATGTCTCGGTCGCCGCGCGTCAGACGATGC
Protein-coding sequences here:
- a CDS encoding hydantoinase B/oxoprolinase family protein, with the protein product MNIQGSRIASGRTIDPITLEIIAGTIESTRREMEAQIERTARSVVIREGRDYRAGVFDRHGRNVSSASGAAHVDPILANYSIDEIQDGDVFIWNDPFKSGGGLTHLPDLCVTQPVIWRGELVAYVQAFGHVTDIGGLAPGSVTISATDIHQEGIIIPPVKIMEAGKIVTPLYKTIVNNSRYPGDVQGDLDAFIMTTRLGVQRVKDLFDTYGPAMIDAGFEEILESCARALREVAFPQIPDGDYPFEDVVEIAGAVPAEPRRFIPLKVTLRKRGDSVEFDFEGTGAQSKAALNIAGDERFYVKYIVSIFRTLVPDTVFNGGAVRAISCKLPEGSIISARYPASASCRAYTLFRLPELCLGALSRALGGETPGSSDTRSTWGIATLGDHGERIFFRDGIGGGGGGRRGSDGSDALNGNVRGRSRPVEFMEAFYPLIVEEEGLRTDSGGAGEYRGGLGVYRRVRFLRDGAIHVVDDRLQTQPWGVHGGKAGAGTSYCLNPGADNEHPITCKIDARPVKAGELIEAKTCGGGGWGHPFDRPVEKVAADVALGLVSAEAARDVYGVALSTDFIVDAAATEALRADRPATVAMFDRGDRFARLEAAGDVRWTAPQ
- a CDS encoding class I SAM-dependent methyltransferase → MNIRLTRDDEARAQFVIALKNAVNLGMAADIRTAFDDRIMPGLEAALGHKLSDLSRTDRDAVHDALVEEPLYRNWSSLTYMSQTLMWDTVASFVDRQVPTLQATADTLAARPEKLGSLALDPDLDVPWNIADVEVHRQPGGFCFEKHDHDIEAGARYNGGGLIYAAGKGRNALAGKSGGDFVRGLIAERWPDFRPLRILEVGCGTGRNTMSYARLYPEAEVHGVDCAAPLLRWAHATAEAQGLTIHFRQMDAALMTYPDESFDLIVSHILGHEMTEEGLPAMIAECWRLLRPGGIAVHIDVPIQPGQIGLVDQVLNDWQVQHNNERSWRLWAEADVPGYLEEAGFPVNTSFAGPVAQGAKDVWYVYGGRKPEKAA
- a CDS encoding SDR family NAD(P)-dependent oxidoreductase; this encodes MIDLHGRTAIITGGARGLGRVMTLALAEAGANVIITAMRSPDQIAETEAQAADLPGSCKGILADMSNASDCRRVAEAALLLTGRIDILVNNAARGSREQRAEGGERPRFWEADEDAIERMVATNLAGPYLMARAVVPTMIAQGYGRIINISTSRTTMRLIGGGPYGPTKAAIEAATNIWARELAGTGVTANALLPGGASDTDLIPGDGIGTRAVAFIPGKDEPGQEGSVPGGLLPPWIMGPPIVWLASDASADFNGRRFVARDWDVDLPPDQAAMRAMQPPCDRPVIM
- a CDS encoding SDR family oxidoreductase; its protein translation is MAKLTAPVLVTGANGKTGRAVLAALAAAGAQARALIRNPAQEGAVIAAGAQEVAVGDLGNADSLSKSAQGCAAIIHIGPPLDRNELIYSRHMIAAARSAGIDRFVYYSVMHTLSRGMRHHALKLEVEQELVESGLAFTILQPIRYMQHLEPIWRRVVDEGVHSMPFGIDRRFNIADLHDLAEATARVVIDPSYAYGIFELAGPAALSQRDMTVILSEELGRPIEAQPVSTEALLSGALKHGSVDRAVQMLVMSDYYDRHGFQGSPAVLRMILGREPTGYRDYVRRLIAAEWA